DNA sequence from the Teretinema zuelzerae genome:
GCTCTCCGTCCGCGAAAAATCCTTCAAACTCTGGATAATCCTGGTAATCCGGCTGAACCCCTCGTCGCAATCGTCGACCAGGGACGAAACCCGCTCCAGCGCCTTTCCTGCCTTCGCTTCGGCGCGGAACCTCGGGAATCCCCGACGCGTCGATTTCAGGAGGAGCGATGGACAGAGGAAGGCGGACGCCCGCTCCGCCGGACTCGTCGAGAATCATCGACATGATGACGGGACCGTCGATAAAGAACCAAAAGCCGATATCCGCGCCCAGATACTCCCGGAGCAGCTTGAGCAAATGCTTGAGATTATACTTCTCGCCCTTCTTGAGAATCGAGTGAAGAATTTCCGTGTTGATCTTGTGAAGCAGGGCGCGGTCGATGCCGGTCATATACCCCAAGTATTGGCGACTCAGGCTATGCGGTCAAATTTACGTCGCTGTTATTAGGGGACTTCTTTCCGCAGATATTCGAGGACCCCGGCCGCGGAAGGAGAAACCGACAGATAGACTCCCGGCAGAGATGAGAGATCCGCAAGCTCTTCTGAATGATTGGCGACGAGAATCGTCTTCCATCCTCGTTCCATCATGTCCCTGTCGTTTCCGGCGTCGCCGGCCACCACGAAGGCGGTCTCGGGGATTCCGAGCTTTTCGCCGAGCCAGAGCACGGGAGAGCCCTTGCCTCCCCAGGAGGGCAGGATGTCCAGATAGATTCCCAGGCAGGACGAGATTTTGCAGGAAAGGCCGGAGGAGGCGTTCCATCCGGAACAGATCGAAGCGACGCGCTCAAGGACCGCCGGCGAATCATCATCCAGATAATACGAAAGCTTCGCCGGATGCTGGTGCCAGGCTTCCTGTTCGCGAAGTCCGGGAACAGAGCTCAGCAGATCGCGGATTTCGTCGCGGCCCCAGTCGCGGGCCATGAGAGAAGCCCACTCGTCCTCGGCGGTGTCGGGGGTGAATCCCCGCGAGATAGCGGTGCCCATGTCGGAGATGATCCAGTCGGGGCGGGGCAGAGGCCCGCATTCGGCGACCATCGCGATCTCATCGAGGCTGCGTCCGGAATTCACGGCGAATACGACCCGGCCGCGATGCGCTTCCAGCCAGGCGGAAAATTCCTCAAGCCCCGGATTGCCGTGTTCCGGATAATAAAGAGTTCCGTCGATATCGCAAACCAGCAGGATTCTGTCGTTCGCAGCCATAGTATCAGTATCCTCCGCGCCTGAGAGGGCGCAACAGATATTCCAGCCCGTTGGTGTGAATATCTTCGATCATCCGAAGCTGGTCTCCCAGCTTTCCCGGCGGATAGCCCTTCCCCTTGAACCACAGCACATAGGTTTCAGGCAGATCCACCAGATACCGTCCGGCATACTTGCCGAAGGGCATCTTCGCGTTCGCGAGTTCGATGAGAATTTCCGCTTCCGCGTCCGGAGAATCAGACATGTCGCGCGCGCTTCGCAGGGTCCAGGGCGGGTACGTACTGAAGGCCGACCATCAAAGCGATGACAGCGAAACCGATGATATCGGTCGTAAGGCCGGGCATTATCAAAAGAAGACCCGCTCCCACGAGGAAAAAGCGCTCCCAGACGCGGCACGGCCGCCTGATGTAGCCTTCCAAACCGGCTCCCACGCCGAACATGCCGATCAGTGAGGTGCCGATAATGAGAATCACGTTCGACATCGTGGTATTTATAAGAAGCATTTCGGGATTGAACACGAACATGTACGGGATGATAAAGGCCGCGATCGCGAGCTTAGTCGCCTGAACGGCGGTGGCCATCGGCTTCGATTTCGCGATGGCGGAGCCGGCTATGGCCGCGAGGGCGACCGGAGGGGTGATGTCGGCGATAATGCCGAAATAGAACGCGAACATATGCGCCGCCAGCGGCTCGAAGCCGAGGCCGACTATGGCGCCGGCGGTAATGGTAGAAGTGATCAGATAGTTCGCGGTCGTCGGCGCGCCCATGCCGAGCACGATCGAAGAAACCATCGTCAAAAAGAGCGTAATGATCGGAATGCCGTGCGAAACCGCGATGAGGCCGGCTCCGAGCTTGAGGCCGATTCCGGTAAGCGTTACGATGCCGATGATGATTCCGGCCATGCCGCACGCGACGGCCACTCCGATAATGTTGCGCGCCGCGGTGATCATGATCTCGACGAAGTCTTTCACGTTCATTCTGGGCTGATCGCCCCGGATGATATCGATCACCGAAGCGGCGACGCCCAGAATCGCGCAGGCTAGAATCCCCATGAGCGCGGAGAAGGTCGCGGTTTTGCCCTCGATCAAAAAGTAGATGATGACGCCCAGTGGAAGCATCAGGTAACCCTTGGCGAGAAAGAGCGGGAGGAAGCGGGGAATCTGATCCTTGCTCATTCCCTTCAGCCCGAGCTTCTTCGCCTCAAGATGAACCATGATGAAGATGCCGGAAAAATACAGGATAGCCGGAATGACGGCCGCCTTGGCCACCGTCAGATAGGGAATGCCGAGGCTTTCCGCCATCAAAAAGGCGGCAGCGCCCATGATCGGCGGCATGATCTGGCCTCCGGTCGAAGCCGCGGCTTCCACGGCAGCGGCGAACTCCCCCTTGTAGCCGAGCTGCTTCATCATCGGGATGGTAAAGCTGCCGGAGCCTACCGTGTTGGAAACAGAACTTCCGGATACGGTGCCCTCGAGGGCGCTGGTCAGAACCGCAACCTTGGCCGGTCCTCCGGAAGCGCCGCCGGCGATCGCGTTGCAAATGTCGATAAAGAACTGCCCGATGCCCGTTTTTTCCAAAAAGGCTCCGAACATGATGAACAGGAAAATGAAGGACGCGCAGGCTCCTATCGGAGTGCCCATGATTCCTTCAGTGTTGTAAAAAAGATGGGTGACCACGCGCTCGAAGCTGTAGCCGCGGTGGTTGAAAAAGCCCGGCAGCCAGGGGCCGGCGAAGGCGTATACGATAAAGGTTCCCGCGATGAGCATGATGGGAAGGCCCGCCACGCGCCGGCAAGCCTCGAACAAAATCAGAATGCCGACTACGCCCACCGCGATGTCGAGCGGAAGATAGGCGCCGGTGCGCCGAACGAGAGTGTCGAAGTTGATTACAATGTACATCCAGGCCGAAAAACCGGCGATGCCGAGAAATACGTCGTAGAGGGGAAGCGTGTTCAGGGGCATTTTCCGGGAAGCCGGATACAGGATGAAGCCGAGAAGCATGACGAAGGCGAGATGGGTCGCGCGGAGCACCTGGGCGGTTACCGCCCCGGAAAGGGTCGCATACAGCTGAAACCCGCAAAACGCGAGAGAAATCATGACCGAGATGTACCGTTTCCAGCACTGATGCTCGCGATAGGCCGACCCCGGATCGTACTGCTTCATGAACTCCTGGATGTCCTCCTCGTTGGAGGTCGGAATTATGGAGTCGCTGATGTCTTCTATAGTCTTGCTCGCATGCCTCTCTTTTTCGGTCATGGGGTGCTCCTTGCTGTTATTTTTACTGCTTCCGCAAATACTGTTTTACGATTAAGGAATAGAGGGAAATCTTGCGAACCTCTATCGCTATCGAGGTTTGAACCGGCCAGACGTCTTTCAGAACGAAGGTACGCCCGCCGCAGTCGATCCGGTGATCGGCGCTCGATCCGAGGGCCAGGACGATTCGCGGAACCGTCACGCCCAGATTGTCCAGTTCAAGCCAGCCGTCTCCCGAGCGGAACCGGCTCCCGTCTTCGGGCTCCGGCATT
Encoded proteins:
- a CDS encoding TRAP transporter permease, coding for MTEKERHASKTIEDISDSIIPTSNEEDIQEFMKQYDPGSAYREHQCWKRYISVMISLAFCGFQLYATLSGAVTAQVLRATHLAFVMLLGFILYPASRKMPLNTLPLYDVFLGIAGFSAWMYIVINFDTLVRRTGAYLPLDIAVGVVGILILFEACRRVAGLPIMLIAGTFIVYAFAGPWLPGFFNHRGYSFERVVTHLFYNTEGIMGTPIGACASFIFLFIMFGAFLEKTGIGQFFIDICNAIAGGASGGPAKVAVLTSALEGTVSGSSVSNTVGSGSFTIPMMKQLGYKGEFAAAVEAAASTGGQIMPPIMGAAAFLMAESLGIPYLTVAKAAVIPAILYFSGIFIMVHLEAKKLGLKGMSKDQIPRFLPLFLAKGYLMLPLGVIIYFLIEGKTATFSALMGILACAILGVAASVIDIIRGDQPRMNVKDFVEIMITAARNIIGVAVACGMAGIIIGIVTLTGIGLKLGAGLIAVSHGIPIITLFLTMVSSIVLGMGAPTTANYLITSTITAGAIVGLGFEPLAAHMFAFYFGIIADITPPVALAAIAGSAIAKSKPMATAVQATKLAIAAFIIPYMFVFNPEMLLINTTMSNVILIIGTSLIGMFGVGAGLEGYIRRPCRVWERFFLVGAGLLLIMPGLTTDIIGFAVIALMVGLQYVPALDPAKRARHV
- a CDS encoding HAD family hydrolase — protein: MAANDRILLVCDIDGTLYYPEHGNPGLEEFSAWLEAHRGRVVFAVNSGRSLDEIAMVAECGPLPRPDWIISDMGTAISRGFTPDTAEDEWASLMARDWGRDEIRDLLSSVPGLREQEAWHQHPAKLSYYLDDDSPAVLERVASICSGWNASSGLSCKISSCLGIYLDILPSWGGKGSPVLWLGEKLGIPETAFVVAGDAGNDRDMMERGWKTILVANHSEELADLSSLPGVYLSVSPSAAGVLEYLRKEVP
- a CDS encoding DUF3820 family protein; amino-acid sequence: MSDSPDAEAEILIELANAKMPFGKYAGRYLVDLPETYVLWFKGKGYPPGKLGDQLRMIEDIHTNGLEYLLRPLRRGGY